GATTAATTTTCTGGTTATATTTTTACAATTTATTTCTGGTTCTATCATGTATTCATATATTCTAGCTAATATTCTAAAGGTGGATCTTTCTAAGGTAAGAGATGGAAATCCAGGAGCTTCAAATCTTTGGCGTGCTGTAGGTTGGAAATGGGGAGTTTTAGCTCTTATTCTGGATTACTTGAAAGGAGCTTTCCCTATTTCTCTTTTTGTAGCTTTGGGTATTGTTAAAAATAATTACATAATTGCCTTATCTTGTCTGGCAGGAATATTAGGACACGCTTTTTCTCCAATGCTCAATTTTAAAGGAGGAAAAGCTGTTGCGGTTTCTTTTGGTGCATGGTCTGTCTTAACAAAGTGGGAAGCACCAACTATTTTAGGTACTGTCTTTACTATATTTACTATTTTTAAACCTAAAGGAACAACAGTAGAGGAGGATGCCTTTAGAGTTCTTATTGGCTTTTTGGTTCTTCTTCCTTATGTACTATATAAATTTTATTTAGGATATCATCCTATCCTTCTTTTATATGTAGGAAATCTTATTGTAATTTTATATAAACATTGGAAGGATTTAAGAAATTACTTTAATACTATGTTCTGACATAGGATTTAATAATCCTTTAGGAAGTACTCTTTTTAACAGTTCTTGTTGCAACAATGTTTGCTTTTGTATCTAAAATATTCTGAATAATTATCTCCCCTCTTTTTATGGGTGCTTTTACTTCGTAGGATCTTAAGATATTCATAATAATTTTTATATATTTTATAGAG
This genomic interval from Dictyoglomus sp. contains the following:
- a CDS encoding glycerol-3-phosphate acyltransferase translates to MWINFLVIFLQFISGSIMYSYILANILKVDLSKVRDGNPGASNLWRAVGWKWGVLALILDYLKGAFPISLFVALGIVKNNYIIALSCLAGILGHAFSPMLNFKGGKAVAVSFGAWSVLTKWEAPTILGTVFTIFTIFKPKGTTVEEDAFRVLIGFLVLLPYVLYKFYLGYHPILLLYVGNLIVILYKHWKDLRNYFNTMF